In Vigna unguiculata cultivar IT97K-499-35 chromosome 3, ASM411807v1, whole genome shotgun sequence, a single genomic region encodes these proteins:
- the LOC114178578 gene encoding NAC domain-containing protein 71 has translation MGGATLPPGFRFHPTDEELVGYYLKRKVEGLEIELEVIPVIDFYKFDPWELPEKSFLPKRDMEWFFFCPRDRKYPNGSRTNRATKAGYWKATGKDRKVVCQSNPSNVTGYRKTLVFYAGRAPLGDRTDWVMHEYRLCDDLGQPTPSFQGGFALCRVIKKNEKASATKGENKGKRAGSSSINGSDTSVRFSGEPFSNSGDSSSHASQLNNESRYSSPITSPYNVAPMGEINQASLETNPSNFWISPDMILDSSKDYPQLQHAVAEYFPRYDLPSMGTQWQSVEHSETPSGFSYSNVNGEVEFADTLSQIGGMSPYSREWNSMDFYGNGGDVPYEDYDQINSISYP, from the exons ATGGGAGGGGCAACACTGCCACCAGGATTTCGTTTCCATCCAACTGATGAGGAACTAGTGGGATACTACCTTAAAAGAAAAGTAGAGGGGCTTGAAATTGAGCTTGAAGTTATCCCTGTGATCGATTTTTACAAATTCGATCCCTGGGAATTGCCGG AGAAGTCTTTCCTTCCAAAACGGGATATGGAATGGTTTTTCTTTTGTCCACGGGATCGCAAGTACCCAAATGGATCAAGAACAAATAGAGCTACTAAAGCTGGGTATTGGAAAGCCACTGGAAAAGACAGAAAGGTGGTGTGCCAGTCTAATCCATCCAATGTTACAGGGTACCGCAAGACCTTGGTTTTCTATGCTGGGAGGGCCCCTTTAGGAGATAGAACTGATTGGGTCATGCATGAGTATCGCCTCTGTGATGATCTTGGCCAACCCACACCATCTTTCCAG GGTGGTTTTGCCTTGTGCCGGGTTATTAAGAAGAATGAGAAAGCAAGTGCTACGAAGGGAGAAAACAAGGGCAAAAGGGCTGGAAGCAGTTCCATTAATGGGAGTGACACCTCAGTGAGATTCTCTGGTGAGCCATTCAGCAACTCTGGTGATTCTTCCTCTCATGCAAGCCAACTGAATAATGAGAGTCGTTATTCAAGCCCAATTACTTCTCCATACAATGTGGCTCCAATGGGAGAGATTAACCAAGCTTCTCTGGAAACCAATCCTTCAAACTTCTGGATCTCCCCTGACATGATTCTTGATTCTTCAAAG GACTATCCTCAATTACAGCATGCCGTGGCTGAATATTTTCCACGGTATGACTTACCAAGTATGGGGACACAATGGCAATCAGTGGAACATTCAGAAACTCCATCTGGTTTCTCCTACTCAAATGTCAATGGAGAAGTTGAATTTGCTGATACTCTCAGTCAAATTGGCGGCATGTCACCTTACTCAAGAGAATGGAATTCCATGGACTTCTATGGAAATGGTGGAGATGTCCCTTATGAAGATTATGATCAAATTAACTCAATCTCGTATCCGTGA
- the LOC114178579 gene encoding uncharacterized protein LOC114178579 — MAYCIPNSPSLQGWKTSTNGLFGWNIGKKNVDDKPQIKYHDIDLTFSTSLVDKTFLRGKELKCCYRASIDGFSATNFHECCDFKGPCVIIGYTNKSFKFGAFNPEGYRSTDDYYDTFDAFLFYWVDNETKPIILPKVGGNGAALFDYARGGPQFGADGLLIGPPLAPVMGGFAGPDTNSGIGDLRQAKSRLGLSYAKREDGKESIFGDESRATLQEVEVFCSPQIASLY, encoded by the exons ATGGCATATTGCATTCCAAACTCACCATCACTCCAGGGTTGGAAGACGAGCACAAATGGCTTGTTTGGTTGGAACATAGGCAAGAAGAATGTTGATGACAAACCTCAGATTAAATACCATGATATTGATCTCACTTTCTCAACTTCTCTGGTGGACAAAACATTTTTGAGAG GGAAGGAGCTAAAATGCTGCTATAGGGCTTCAATTGATGGGTTCAGTGCAACCAATTTCCACGAATGCTGTGACTTCAAGGGGCCATGCGTGATAATCGGCTACACAAACAAGTCTTTCAAGTTTGGTGCATTTAACCCTGAAGGGTATAGAAGCACAGATGACTACTATGATACATTTGATGCCTTCCTATTTTACTGGGTAGACAATGAAACTAAGCCCATTATTTTGCCCAAGGTTGGTGGAAATGGTGCAGCCCTGTTCGATTATGCACGTGGGGGCCCACAATTTGGGGCGGATGGGCTTCTCATAGGGCCCCCGTTGGCCCCAGTTATGGGGGGCTTTGCTGGGCCTGATACCAATTCTGGCATTGGTGACTTGAGACAAGCAAAGTCTAGATTGGGATTGTCTTATGCCAAAAGAGAGGATGGGAAGGAGTCTATATTTGGTGATGAGTCAAGGGCAACCCTTCAAGAAGTGGAAGTCTTTTGTAGTCCTCAAATTGCAAGCTTATACTAG
- the LOC114178570 gene encoding pentatricopeptide repeat-containing protein At5g46580, chloroplastic — protein MAAPLSTVVDVYFTDTKRTRLSVTNPCRQKGIRKCFIHCSTSNSTPEAPPTPTSDSKKKSTSLSDQLAPLANKTLSTVAGDQSYAFSKGKSTWVNPTKAKRTVLSSERQKRATYSYSPQLKDLKRFVHKLNQCGSSEDEFLPSLEEIPRPLTRENVLLILNTLKPWQKTHLFLDWIKTQNLLPMETIFYNVTMKSLRFGKQFALIEELAHQMIDTGVPLDNITYSTIISCAKKCNLYDKAVQWFERMYKTGLMPDEVTYSAILDVYARLGKVEEVISLYERGRASGWKPDPITFSVLGKMFGEAGDYDGIRYVFQEMESVGVQPNLVVYNTLLEAMGKAGKPGFARGLFEEMIESGIVPNEKTLTAVIKIYGKARWSRDALELWQRMKENDWPMDFILYNTLLNMCADVGLVEEAETLFRDMKQSAHCKPDSWSYTAMLNIYGSQGDVDKAMKLFEEMCKSGVELNVMGFTCLIQCLGRAMEFDGLVRVFYSSVERGIKPDDRLCGCLLSVVSLSQGSKDEEKVLACLQEANPKLVAFIQLIEDEKTSFETVKEEFKGIMNSAVVEVRRPFCNCLIDICRNKDLLERAHELLYLGTLYGLYPSLHNKTDEEWCLDVRSLSVGAALTALEEWMWTLTKIVKREETLPELFLAQTGTGAHKFAQGLHVSFSSHLRKLAVPFRQSEEKVGCFSATREDLISWVQSNSTAAATAT, from the coding sequence ATGGCTGCTCCACTGTCTACCGTTGTGGATGTGTACTTCACAGATACCAAAAGAACAAGATTGAGCGTCACCAACCCTTGTAGGCAAAAAGGCATTAGAAAATGTTTCATACACTGCTCCACTTCAAATTCCACTCCAGAGGCTCCTCCCACACCAACTTCAGACAGCAAGAAGAAGAGCACTTCCTTATCCGACCAACTCGCACCCCTTGCCAACAAAACCCTATCCACCGTCGCAGGAGACCAATCCTATGCGTTTTCTAAGGGAAAATCTACTTGGGTCAACCCCACCAAAGCAAAGCGCACTGTGTTGTCCTCTGAGAGACAAAAGCGCGCTACTTACTCCTACAGTCCACAGTTGAAAGATTTGAAACGCTTTGTTCACAAACTGAATCAGTGTGGTTCGTCCGAAGATGAATTCTTGCCTTCTTTGGAGGAGATTCCACGCCCTCTTACTAGAGAAAACGTGTTGTTGATACTCAACACCTTGAAGCCATGGCAAAAGACTCATCTTTTTCTGGATTGGATCAAGACCCAGAATTTGCTTCCCATGGAAACCATCTTCTACAATGTGACAATGAAGTCTTTGAGGTTCGGGAAACAGTTTGCGCTGATAGAAGAACTTGCACACCAGATGATCGACACTGGGGTTCCGCTGGATAACATCACTTACTCCACCATCATCTCGTGTGCCAAGAAGTGTAACCTCTATGACAAGGCTGTGCAGTGGTTTGAGAGGATGTACAAGACTGGGTTGATGCCTGATGAGGTAACCTACTCTGCTATTTTAGATGTTTATGCTAGGTTAGGCAAGGTTGAAGAGGTGATAAGTTTGTACGAGAGAGGTAGAGCAAGTGGGTGGAAGCCTGATCCCATCACATTCTCTGTGCTGGGGAAGATGTTTGGGGAGGCTGGGGACTATGATGGCATTAGATATGTGTTTCAGGAGATGGAGTCTGTTGGGGTGCAGCCTAATTTGGTTGTGTATAACACCTTGCTGGAGGCAATGGGAAAGGCTGGCAAGCCAGGGTTCGCAAGGGGCCTGTTTGAAGAAATGATTGAGTCAGGGATTGTGCCGAACGAGAAGACTCTGACGGCGGTTATTAAGATATATGGAAAGGCCAGGTGGTCTAGAGATGCTTTGGAGTTGTGGCAACGAATGAAGGAAAATGACTGGCCTATGGATTTTATCTTGTACAATACATTGCTGAACATGTGTGCAGATGTTGGATTGGTGGAGGAAGCTGAGACTTTGTTCAGGGATATGAAGCAGTCTGCACATTGCAAGCCAGACAGTTGGAGTTACACGGCAATGCTCAACATATACGGGAGTCAAGGAGATGTGGACAAGGCAATGAAATTGTTTGAGGAGATGTGCAAGTCGGGTGTTGAACTCAATGTGATGGGGTTTACTTGTTTGATTCAGTGCTTGGGAAGGGCTATGGAATTTGATGGTTTGGTAAGAGTTTTTTATTCTTCAGTTGAGAGAGGAATTAAGCCAGATGATAGGCTATGTGGTTGCTTGCTATCTGTTGTGTCTCTTTCTCAGGGTAGCAAGGATGAGGAAAAAGTCCTTGCTTGTTTGCAGGAAGCTAACCCAAAATTGGTTGCCTTTATTCAATTGATTGAAGATGAAAAAACTAGTTTTGAGACTGTGAAGGAAGAGTTCAAGGGTATCATGAACAGCGCAGTGGTTGAAGTGAGAAGACCCTTCTGTAACTGCTTGATTGACATATGTAGAAACAAAGATCTTCTAGAGAGAGCCCATGAGCTACTCTACTTGGGAACCTTGTATGGATTATACCCAAGTTTGCACAACAAAACTGATGAGGAATGGTGCTTGGACGTTAGATCATTATCAGTTGGTGCAGCACTAACTGCACTTGAAGAGTGGATGTGGACACTCACCAAAATTGTTAAGCGGGAGGAGACACTGCCAGAGTTGTTCCTTGCCCAAACTGGTACTGGTGCTCATAAGTTTGCCCAAGGGCTCCATGTTTCTTTTTCCTCTCATTTGAGGAAGCTAGCTGTTCCGTTTAGGCAGAGTGAAGAAAAAGTTGGTTGTTTCAGTGCAACTAGAGAGGATTTAATCTCTTGGGTGCAATCAAACTCTACGGCAGCTGCTACAGCTACATAG